AGTTTGATCTCCACGTCCACTCCGGCGGATAAATCCAGCTTCATGAGAGCATCCACCGTGGACTGGGTCGGCTCGATGATGTCGATGAGCCGTTTGTGCGTTCGGATCTCAAACTGCTCCCGTGATTTCTTGTCCACATGGGGGGACCGGTTGACGCAGAATTTGTGGATGTCCGTGGGAAGAGGAATCGGACCGGCCACGCGGGCACCCGTCCTCTTTGCAGTCTCCACAATATCTCCGACGGATCGGTCAAGCAGCTTGTAATCGTACGCCTTCAACCGAATGCGAATTTTCTGATCTTTCATGTGCCGCTCAATAACCCTTCATCTATTCGATGATCTTGCTCACTACGCCGGCGCCAACCGTTCTTCCGCCTTCCCTGATGGCAAAACGAAGCTGCTCTTCCATGGCGATGGGTGTGATCAGTTGAACTTCAATATTGATGTTATCCCCGGGCATGACCATCTCCACGCCTTCCGGCAGGGTGGCAACGCCGGTCACGTCGGTGGTACGGAAATAGAACTGGGGACGATACCCGCTGAAGAAAGGCGTGTGCCTTCCACCCTCTTCCTTTGTCAGAACGTACACGGCTGCGTTGAACTTGGTGTGCGGCGTGATCGAATTGGGCTTCGCCACGACCTGGCCTCTTTCCACATCCTCGCGCTTCGTACCCCTGAGAAGAACACCGATGTCGTCTCCCGCGCGCCCCTCGTCCAGGGTCTTGCGAAACATTTCCACACCGGTGCAGACGGTTTTGAAGGTCGGACGGATCCCAACGATCTCGACTTCTTCGCCGGTACGGATGATCCCGCGATCAACACGGCCCGTAACAACGGTCCCGCGTCCCGAGATGGAGAAGACATCCCCGATGGGCATCAGGAAGGGCTTGTCCGTGTCCCGTGTCGGTTCCGGAATGTAATTGTCGACTGCATCCATCAGCTCCCAGATCGACTTCACGTCCTCGGAATCGACGTCATCCGATTCCAGAGCCTTCAGGGCCGATCCGCGAATGATAGGGATATCGTCTCCAGGGAACTCATAGTTGGAGAGAAGCTCCCTCAACTCCAGTTCCACGAGATCCAGCAGTTCAGGGTCGTCCACGAGGTCAACCTTGTTCAGATACACAACGATGCAGGGGACCCGCACTTGCCGTGCCAGAAGGATGTGCTCCCGTGTCTGGGGCATCGGACCGTCGGAGGCGGCCACAACGAGAATGGCACCATCCATGTGGGCAGCACCGGAAATCATGTTCTTGATGTAGTCCGCGTGGCCGGGGCAGTCGACATGGGCATAATGCCGCTTTGCCGTTTCGTATTCCACGTGGGCGACATTGATGGTCACTCCCCGTTCCTTTTCCTCAGGGGCATTGTCGATGGAATCAAAGGGCCGAAATTCAGCGAATCCCTTCCGCGCGAGGTGCTTCGTCATCGCCGCGGTGAGGGTCGTCTTGCCGTGGTCAACGTGTCCAATGGTACCGACATTGACGTGCGGTTTGGTCCTTTCGAATTTCTTCTTTGCCATCTCGCTGTACCTCCTTATGCTCTGAATGGTTCGATTTGTTTTCCTGTAAGCCCCTTGATTGTCGTTCTTTCCGTCACGCCTCTCGGCCCACCCGCATTAATCCATGATTTCAAAAACGGTAATGGGCAAAGGCCTTGTTGGCTTCGGCCATCTTATGGACCGCTTCCCGCTTCTTGATGGCGGCGCCGCGGTTGTTTGCCGCGTCGATCAACTCCGCCGCCAGTTTCTCGCGCATGGTTTTCTCGGCGCGGCCCCTGGCATTGGCGATCAGCCAGCGGATGCCCAGGGCGAGGCGTCGATTCGCTGGCACTTCAGTCGGAACCTGATACGTGGAGCCGCCGACTCTTCTCGACTTCACTTCGATCATGGGCTTCACGTTATTGACGGCCTTTTCGAAAACCTCAACCGGAGGAGCGTCTTTGATACGCTTTTCAATAATGTCGAATGCTCCGTAGAGAATGGACTCCGCCGTACTTTTCTTGCCCCGCTTCATCAGGCTGTTGACGAACTTTGCCACCAGCCGGTTGTGAAACTTCGGGTCCGGCAGGATCTCTCTCTTGGTCACTTCTCTTCTTCTCGGCATGGAACGGTCCCCGTATTAACTGGGTTTCTTGGATCCGTACTTCGATCTTCCCTGCCTGCGGTCCTGTACACCGACCGCATCAAGGGTACCCCGGACAATGTGATAGCGGACACCGGGAAGATCCTTGACCCTCCCCCCCCGAACAAGAACAACCGAATGCTCCTGAAGGTTGTGACCGACGCCGGGAATGTAGGACGTCACTTCATAGCCGCCCGTCAGGCGAACCCTCGCCACTTTGCGAAGCGCTGAATTCGGCTTCTTCGGCGTCGTGGTGTAAACCCGGACGCACACTCCCCTTCTTTGGGGGGAACCGGCAAGAGCGGGCGAATTCGATTTTCTTTTCAGCTCGGTCCTTCCCTTCCGGATCAGCTGGTTAATCGTCGGCATGCTTCCCTCTCGAATGGTTGTTGACCCTGGATTTGCGGGCCGTTCAAAAAGATCGCCTCAATATCAATTGACGACCTCGCTGTCAAGCACTTTCTCCTCTCCCGCGGCTTCTCCGTCCGGATTTTCAGCCTCGGGAAGCTCTTCCGCTGTCTTGATCCCGAGCCTCCGGTAAATTCCAAGCCCCGTTCCCGCCGGGATCAGCCTACCCATAATCACGTTTTCCTTGAGTCCCCTCAGATAATCGATTTTCCCTGCCAGGGCCGCCTCTGTAAGCACACGCGTTGTTTCCTGGAAGGATGCCGCAGAGATGAAGCTCTGCGTGGACAGCGAGGCCTTGGTGATTCCCAGGAGCAGGGCCTCTCCGGTAGCCGGACGGCCGCCCTCCGCCAGAACCCTGGCGTTTTCCTCCTGGAACCGGAACCGTTCCACCTGCTCGTCCGCGATAAACGTCGTATCTCCCGGATCATTGATCCGGACCCGCCGGAGCATCTGGCGCACAATGATTTCCATGTGCTTGTCGTTGATCTTGACTCCCTGGAGACGGTACACTTCCTGTACTTCATCCACCAGATAACGGGCCAGCTCCTTCTCTCCCTTGATGGTCAGGAGATCGTGAGGGTTCTGAACCCCGTCCATGAGGGCTTCCCCGGCCTTGATCCGGTCTCCCTCCTGCACGCTGACATGCTTGCCTTTCGGGATCAGGTACTCCTTCTCCTCCCCGATATCGGGAGTGATGACCACCTTGCGCTTCCCCTTGGCATCCTTTCCATAGACCACAACTCCGTCGATTTCACTGATGACGGCATATTCCTTCGGCTTGCGTGCCTCGAAGAGCTCCGCAACCCGGGGAAGACCGCCCGTGATGTCCTTGGTCTTGGTGGTCTCCCGCGGAATTTTCGCGAGAATATCGCCGGCCCGTACAACGTCTCCCTCGGTGACGACGATGTTCGCTCCAACGGAAAGGAGGTGGCGCGCAACGGCAGTTGTGCCTGGCACCTTGGCTGTTTTGCCTTTCTTGTCCTTGATGGAAATGCGGGGCCTCAGATCCATGCCCTTGAATTCGACGATCACCTTCCGGGACAGGCCGGTTACCTCGTCAACCTGTTCCTGCATGGTCTTCCCTTCGATGATGTCGCCGAATTTAACCGTTCCCTCCACTTCGGAAAGAATCGGAATCGAGAAGGGATCCCATTCGGCAATCAGAGTCGACTGCTTTTCCTGCCCGGTCTTGGGATCCTTACCGGGCCCGAAGACCTTCTGGCCCTCCCGGATCTTGAGGTGTGCTCCATAAGGCACAGGATAGCGGCCACGGGCCCTCCCCTGGTCGTCCACGACATGGATCTCCCCGTTCCGGTTCATGACCACCAAGTCCGAACGCCGGACCTTCTCATCGATTTCTCCCTGGTCCGGATCCACCACGTGGAGACCTTCAAACCGGATCGTCCCGTCATGCCGGGCCTCCAGCGTCGAGTGCTCCTCAAATTTGGCCGTTCCACCGATATGGAAGGTCCGCATGGTCAACTGCGTCCCCGGTTCACCGATGGACTGAGCGGCGATGATACCCACCGCTTCCCCGATGTTCGCCAGATGACCGTGGGCGAGATCCCGGCCGTAGCACATGGCGCAAACCCCATAAACGGATTTGCAGGTCAGAACGGAACGGATATTGACCCTCTCGATCCCCACATTGTCGATCTTCTCGGCCAGAGCTTCATCGATCTCCTGATTGGCCGGGATGATTACTTCACCGGTGAAGGGATCTTTGACTTCTTCCAGCGTTACTCTGCCGAGGACGCGTTCTCCGGCGGTCTCGATGATCTCGCCGCCTTCCATCAGAGCGGAAACGAAGATGCCGTCGATGGTTCCGCAGTCCGTCTCTGTAATGATGCAGTCCTGGGCAACGTCCACGAGCCTTCGGGTAAGATAACCGGAGTTGGCCGTTTTGAGGGCCGTGTCGGCGAGCCCCTTCCGGGCACCGTGGGTGGAAATGAAGTACTGGAGAACCGTCAGACCCTCCCGGAAATTGGCCGTGATCGGAGTCTCGAGGATTTCCCCGGAGGGTTTGGCCATGAGGCCGCGCATTCCGGCCAGCTGCCGGATCTGGACAGCGCTTCCCCGGGCACCGGAATCGGCCATCATGTAGATCGGGTTGAAACTTTCCGACTTTTTCCTGGCTCCCTCCTTGCCGTCCAGAATTTCTTTTTCGATCCCGCCCATCATCTCCAAGGCAACCCGTTCCGTTGCCTGCGCCCAGATGTCGATGACCTTGTTGTAGCGTTCTCCGTCCGTGATCAAGCCATCCATGTACTGCTTCTGGATCTTGAGGACTTCCTTGTCCGCCTTCGCCACGATCTCCCGCTTATTGGCCGGGATCACCATGTTGTGGATAGCGATCGAACATCCCGAACTGGTCGCGTACTTGAATCCCAGGTCTTTCAGACGATCCGCCAGGAGAACCGTCGTCTTGTCGCCCAGATTGCGGTAGCAATGGTCGATCAGGTTCGCCAGCTCCTTCTTGTTCATGACCTTATTGACGAGATCGAAGGGAATTTCCTTGGGAATGATCTCGAAAAGGAGCATGCGCCCTGCGGTCGTTTCCTTCAGCACGCCTTCCAGGCGCACCCGGATCTTTGCCTGAAGGTCCACTTCACCTGAATCGAGGGCGCAGCGCACTTCCTCCGGTCCGGAGAAGGTCATTCCCTCTCCTTTGATCCCGGACCGGTCCCGGGTCAGGTAATAGATCCCCAGAACGATGTCCTGGCTGGGAATGATGATGGGCTTGCCGTTGGCCGGCGAGAGGATGTTGTTCGTCGACATCATGAGGACCCGGGCTTCCGTCTGGGCCTCGATGGAGAGTGGAACGTGGACGGCCATCTGGTCCCCGTCGAAGTCGGCGTTGAACGCCGTGCAGACGAGGGGGTGCAGCTGAATGGCCTTGCCCTCAATGAGGACGGGCTCGAACGCCTGGATACCCAGCCGGTGCAGGGTGGGAGCACGGTTCAGCATGACGGGATATTCCCGCACCACTTCGTCCAGGGCATCCCAGACCTCGGCGGATTCCCGCTCCACCATCTTCTTGGCGCTCTTGACGGTGGTTACATACCCCCGATCCATGAGCCGGTTGTAAACAAAGGGCTTGAACAGCTCAAGGGCCATTTTCTTGGGCAACCCGCACTGGTGAAGTCTCAGATCCGGCCCGACGGTAATGACCGAGCGTCCCGAATAATCGACTCGCTTCCCAAGGAGATTCTGACGAAACCGCCCCTGCTTCCCCTTGAGCATGTCCGAGAGGGAACGGAGCGGCCGTTTGTTCGTCCCTGTGATCGCCCTGCCCCGCCGGCCGTTGTCGAACAGCACGTCCACGGCCTCCTGCAGCATCCGCTTTTCGTTGCGGATGATGATTTCCGGGGCGTTGAGCTCCTGGAGCCGCTTCAGCCGGTTATTCCGGTTGATGACACGGCGGTACAGATCGTTCAGGTCGGATGTTGCGAACCGACCGCCATCGAGCGGTACCAGGGGCCGCAGGTCCGGCGGAATGACCGGCAGAACGGTCAGGACCATCCATTCCGGCCGGTTCGCCGATTTGCGGAGGGCCTCCACAACCTTCAGCCGCTTGATGAGTTTCTTTTTCTTCGTGTCGGAGACGGAGGTCTTCAGTTCATCCCGGAGTTCCTCGTAAAGCTGCTCCAGATCAATCTCCTCCAGGAGTTTCCGGACCGCCTCCGCGCCGATTCCCGCGACGAAGGAGTCCGCTCCGTATTCCTCGCGCTTCCGGAAAAACTCCTCCTCGTCTAGAAGCTCTTTTCTCTTGAGGGGGGTATTCTTCGGTTCCAGAACGATCCACGATTCGAAATAAAGAACTTTTTCCAGTTCCTTGAGCGTCAGGTCCAGAATGTTTCCAATCCGGCTGGGCAGGCTCTTCAGAAACCAGATATGCGCCACGGGTGTCGCCAGGGTGATATGCCCCATGCGTTCCCGGCGAACCTTCGATTGAATGACTTCGACGCCGCACTTCTCACAGACGACGCCACGATGCTTCATGCGCTTGTAACGGCCGCACAGGCACTCATAATCCTTCACGGGACCGAAGATCTTGGCACAGAACAGGCCGTCCCGTTCCGGTTTGAAAGTCCGATAATTGATCGTCTCCGGCTTCTTCACCTCTCCCTTGGACCACGAAAGTATTTTTTCGGGCGAGGCGATGCGCATCCGGATCGCGCTGAAGCGGATGGGATCCTTCGGTTTTTCGAAATAGCTGAACACGTCTTCCACGGATTACTATTCCTCCGTTTGCCTGTTGGGGGCGTTCCCCGTCACTCTTCCTCGATAAGATCCACGTCGAGGCAGAGACTCTGCAACTCCTTCACGAGGACGTTGAACGATTCGGGGAGCCCCGGTTCCAGCGTATGCTCGCCCTTCACGATCGCCTCATAGATCCGGGTCCGGCCGGCTACGTCGTCGGACTTGACCGTCAAGAACTCCTGCAGCGAGTAGGAAGCGCCGTAGGCCTCCATGGCCCAGACTTCCATTTCCCCCAGACGCTGGCCGCCGAACTGAGCCTTCCCGCCCAATGGCTGCTGGGTCACCAGCGAATAGGGACCGATGGAACGGGCATGGATCTTGTTGTCAACCAGATGGTGAAGTTTCAGCATATAGATCATGCCGACCGTGACTTCCTGGTCAAAGGGTTCTCCGGTGCGGCCATCGAACAGCAGGGTCTGTCCCTTTTCAGGCAGGTTGGCTGATTTGAGCATATCGCGGATCTGGACTTCCTCGGCCCCGTCAAAAACTGGCGTGGAGACGGCAATCCCCTTGCGGAGTCGCTCGGCAAAATGGAGGATCTCCTCGTCGGTGGCCCCGTCGACGAAACGGTCGAACTCGGGAGTGGAATAGATCGTCTTCATTTCCCGCTTGAGTTCATCGGTCGGGGTCTTGATCCGGCAAAGGTCATGGATCTTCTCTCCCAGGCCCTTGGCCGCCCATCCCAGATGGGTCTCCAGGATCTGTCCCACGTTCATGCGGGACGGAACGCCAAGGGGATTCAGGATGATGTCCACCGGGGTCCCGTCGATGAAATAAGGCATGTCTTCTTCCGGAAGGATACGCGAGAGGACGCCTTTGTTGCCGTGTCGTCCGGCCATCTTGTCACCGACCGACAGCTTCCGCTTGATGGCCACATATACCTTGACCATTTTGATTACACCGGGCGGCAGTTCGTCTCCCGCCTTGAGTCTCTCTACCTTCTCAGCGAAATACGCCTCAACGAGATCGATCTTCCGATCCAGATTCGCCATGAGGACGCTGATCTTGCGCTCCGTTTCCTCGTCTTCCGGCAGGGTGACCCCTTTCCAGAGGCTGAAAGAAGCATTCTCCAGGAATTCCGATGTGATGGCATCCCCTTTCTTAAGAACGATCTTTTTCTTCTTCGGATCGACAACCTTGGCCCCGGAGATTTTCCCCTCCAGCATGGAGGCGATCTTTCTTCTCACATTCTCCGTGATGATCCGGATCTCGTCGTCCCGGTCCTTGAGGATCCCCCGCACGGCCTCTTCCTCGATATACTGGGACCGGGAATCCCGCTCCGCTCCCTTTCGGGAAAAGATCTTGGCGTCAATGACGGTCCCTTCCACGCCCGGCGGCACACGCAACGAAGTGTCGCGGACGTCGCTCGCCTTCTCTCCGAAAATGGCCCGAAGCAGCTTCTCTTCCGGGGAAAGCTGGGTTTCTCCCTTGGGAGTGATCTTGCCCACCAGGATGTCACCGGGTTTCACCGAAACGCCCATCCGTACGATCCCGCTGTCGTCCAAATTTTTCAGCGCATCTTCTCCGACGTTCGGGATGTCCCGGGTGATCTCTTCTTTTCCCAGTTTCGTATCCCGGGCCATCGTCTCGAATTCCTCAATA
Above is a window of Syntrophaceae bacterium DNA encoding:
- the tuf gene encoding elongation factor Tu, translating into MAKKKFERTKPHVNVGTIGHVDHGKTTLTAAMTKHLARKGFAEFRPFDSIDNAPEEKERGVTINVAHVEYETAKRHYAHVDCPGHADYIKNMISGAAHMDGAILVVAASDGPMPQTREHILLARQVRVPCIVVYLNKVDLVDDPELLDLVELELRELLSNYEFPGDDIPIIRGSALKALESDDVDSEDVKSIWELMDAVDNYIPEPTRDTDKPFLMPIGDVFSISGRGTVVTGRVDRGIIRTGEEVEIVGIRPTFKTVCTGVEMFRKTLDEGRAGDDIGVLLRGTKREDVERGQVVAKPNSITPHTKFNAAVYVLTKEEGGRHTPFFSGYRPQFYFRTTDVTGVATLPEGVEMVMPGDNINIEVQLITPIAMEEQLRFAIREGGRTVGAGVVSKIIE
- the rpsG gene encoding 30S ribosomal protein S7, whose translation is MPRRREVTKREILPDPKFHNRLVAKFVNSLMKRGKKSTAESILYGAFDIIEKRIKDAPPVEVFEKAVNNVKPMIEVKSRRVGGSTYQVPTEVPANRRLALGIRWLIANARGRAEKTMREKLAAELIDAANNRGAAIKKREAVHKMAEANKAFAHYRF
- the rpsJ gene encoding 30S ribosomal protein S10; translation: MKDQKIRIRLKAYDYKLLDRSVGDIVETAKRTGARVAGPIPLPTDIHKFCVNRSPHVDKKSREQFEIRTHKRLIDIIEPTQSTVDALMKLDLSAGVDVEIKL
- a CDS encoding 30S ribosomal protein S12, which produces MPTINQLIRKGRTELKRKSNSPALAGSPQRRGVCVRVYTTTPKKPNSALRKVARVRLTGGYEVTSYIPGVGHNLQEHSVVLVRGGRVKDLPGVRYHIVRGTLDAVGVQDRRQGRSKYGSKKPS
- the rpoC gene encoding DNA-directed RNA polymerase subunit beta', with the translated sequence MEDVFSYFEKPKDPIRFSAIRMRIASPEKILSWSKGEVKKPETINYRTFKPERDGLFCAKIFGPVKDYECLCGRYKRMKHRGVVCEKCGVEVIQSKVRRERMGHITLATPVAHIWFLKSLPSRIGNILDLTLKELEKVLYFESWIVLEPKNTPLKRKELLDEEEFFRKREEYGADSFVAGIGAEAVRKLLEEIDLEQLYEELRDELKTSVSDTKKKKLIKRLKVVEALRKSANRPEWMVLTVLPVIPPDLRPLVPLDGGRFATSDLNDLYRRVINRNNRLKRLQELNAPEIIIRNEKRMLQEAVDVLFDNGRRGRAITGTNKRPLRSLSDMLKGKQGRFRQNLLGKRVDYSGRSVITVGPDLRLHQCGLPKKMALELFKPFVYNRLMDRGYVTTVKSAKKMVERESAEVWDALDEVVREYPVMLNRAPTLHRLGIQAFEPVLIEGKAIQLHPLVCTAFNADFDGDQMAVHVPLSIEAQTEARVLMMSTNNILSPANGKPIIIPSQDIVLGIYYLTRDRSGIKGEGMTFSGPEEVRCALDSGEVDLQAKIRVRLEGVLKETTAGRMLLFEIIPKEIPFDLVNKVMNKKELANLIDHCYRNLGDKTTVLLADRLKDLGFKYATSSGCSIAIHNMVIPANKREIVAKADKEVLKIQKQYMDGLITDGERYNKVIDIWAQATERVALEMMGGIEKEILDGKEGARKKSESFNPIYMMADSGARGSAVQIRQLAGMRGLMAKPSGEILETPITANFREGLTVLQYFISTHGARKGLADTALKTANSGYLTRRLVDVAQDCIITETDCGTIDGIFVSALMEGGEIIETAGERVLGRVTLEEVKDPFTGEVIIPANQEIDEALAEKIDNVGIERVNIRSVLTCKSVYGVCAMCYGRDLAHGHLANIGEAVGIIAAQSIGEPGTQLTMRTFHIGGTAKFEEHSTLEARHDGTIRFEGLHVVDPDQGEIDEKVRRSDLVVMNRNGEIHVVDDQGRARGRYPVPYGAHLKIREGQKVFGPGKDPKTGQEKQSTLIAEWDPFSIPILSEVEGTVKFGDIIEGKTMQEQVDEVTGLSRKVIVEFKGMDLRPRISIKDKKGKTAKVPGTTAVARHLLSVGANIVVTEGDVVRAGDILAKIPRETTKTKDITGGLPRVAELFEARKPKEYAVISEIDGVVVYGKDAKGKRKVVITPDIGEEKEYLIPKGKHVSVQEGDRIKAGEALMDGVQNPHDLLTIKGEKELARYLVDEVQEVYRLQGVKINDKHMEIIVRQMLRRVRINDPGDTTFIADEQVERFRFQEENARVLAEGGRPATGEALLLGITKASLSTQSFISAASFQETTRVLTEAALAGKIDYLRGLKENVIMGRLIPAGTGLGIYRRLGIKTAEELPEAENPDGEAAGEEKVLDSEVVN